GCGCCAAAAAAGTATATCGGCAAGCGTGCCTATGTTATTGTTTTAAAAAATTGATTTTCCAATTTTGTCCCAATGCCAATCCCACAACATAGATATTATATCAAAAGAAAAAAATGTTTTATTGATTTTTAGAACGACTTCACGGTTTTATCTACTATCTCGAGAGCCTCATCTACCTCTTCAGAAGATATTGTCAATGGCGGACGGAATCTTATAGTTACAGACCCGCAAGAAAGAACTAATAAGTTGTTTGTATAAAGTTTATCTTTCATCTCATCTCTCTCCTTAGGCGTAGGAAGATCAAAAGCGCACATAAGTCCACGTCCACGCGCATTAGAAATCTTATTTGGGTATTTCTTTTCTATTTCCTCCAAACCTTCCAGTAAACGTTTTCCTTGCACTTCAGCGTTTTTAATGAGATCCTCTTCATCTATAACTTCCAGGTATTTCTGACATCGAACCATATCAACTAGGTTTCCACCCCAAGTTGAATTTAGTCTACTTGGTACTTTAAAAACATTGTCCTCAATCTCGTCCACACGATCATTCACCATTATTCCACATACCTGCGTTTTTTTACCAAATGCAATTATATCTGGTTCGAAATCAAAATGCTGATAAGCCCACATCTTACCAGTTAAACCTACACCAGTTTGCACTTCATCAAGTATGAACATCATCTCATGTTCATCACATAGTCTACGAAGCTCATGGAAAAACTCTCTGCGGAAATGGTTATCACCACCCTCACCCTGGATAGGTTCTATAATCAGGGCAGCTATATCATCAGGGTTTTTAGCAACCGCTTCCCTGATCTCATCAACAGCTTGTCTCTCAAGTTTTTTGACATTCTCAAGGTTTTCTTTGTTAAGTGGAAAATGAATTTTTGGGTTAACTATCCTCGGCCAGTTAAATTTAGTAAAATATTTTGTTTTATTAAGGTTGAAAGTGTTGGTCATAGAAAGCGTGTAACCAGTCCTACCATGAAACGCTTCTTTAAAATGAACAACCTGTGTACCTAACTCGCCTTTACCACTTGCAATATTTTTTCTGATCTTCCAATCAAAAGCAGTTTTTAGACCATTCTCCACAGCAAGAGCACCACCGCTTACAAAGAAGAGGTGCTTGAAATTATTTGGCATCGCATATTTTGAAAACGCTTCAACAAACTCAGCCATCTCAACAGTATAAACATCAGAGTTAGTAGGATTGTTAATAGCTACTTCACCCATTTTTTTTATAAAATCAGGGCTTGTTAACTTCGGATGGTTACACCCAAGTGGTGCTGTTGCAAAAAAAGAGAAACAATCAAGCATATACCTATTGTTTCTTGAATCATAAATGCGACAACCCTTGCTCTTCCTGAGATCTAAAACCAGATTAAAACCATCGACTAGCATGTATCTAGCAAGTATTTTGTGAACATCTGTTGGTTTAATCGACATAACATTTATTCCCCATTAAAATATGGTTAACCCATTGTTTAAGCGGTATCCTTCTTAGTTATAAAATGATATCGGTAGACTTTAAAAAAATATTAAGATAGAAGAGGGGGAGAGGAGAAGATAGGCGGGATGCGCCCCTCTCTTTTGTATCTTTTGATTTAAAAGATTTTTTATACTAGTTTTACGCTGTTAATCTCACTTAGATCATCTAGGCTGTTCATTTTCACTAGGTTCCTTGAAATCGTATACAACACATCTTCTATGTACAAAGTTCTCTGTATCGAGTTGCCATCATCATAGTAATAATAAAAATCTGCTTCGCTGTTTTCTTCATTATGTTCTGTTTTTACATCATGTGATATTGTACCCTTCAAAGTTATTCCATCATCTAGGTTTATGTCAAACACGTAGGCTAATTGTTTACTGTAAGACCCAGCTGGTATCACCAGAAGGTTTTTTTCTCTATCAAACAAAAATGCTTTATGCTCATACAAGGCTGAGGATTCAGTCCACCACCAGCTTTCTTTATCCTCGTTATCTATGGTATAGTTTGATAGCTCAACTGGGTTGTTCATATCGCTAACATCAAATAAAGAGATTTTCACATTGTTACCATCTCTACCAACACCTATTATATGTGCATCATCATATTGGTGGAGGTATGTTGAGTAACCAGGTATTTTAAGTTGCCCTATAACCTTTGGGTTTGCGGTGTTGCTTAGGTCTATCACAAAGAATGGGTCAACCTGCCTAAAGGTTACAAGGTAGCATATGTCACCTACAAAACGTGTAGCATAAATTGTTTCACCAAGTGCAATCTCTTCCAGGCTACCAACAAGTTTTAGGTCCATATCAAGAACATAAACATTGTTCTGGGGTTCAACACTACCTATATAGTAGCTTAACATTGATCCAGATAAGGTTGTAGAGACTCGAAGGAAACCATTGTATTCACTTAACGAAAACTGGTCCTTAACATAACCTGTTACAGATCCCTGCGCCTCGTAACTAATCTCACCATCGTTTATGTTTATACGATGAATAATGGTTTTTTCTGTGTCTTTAGCTATCTCCCTAATTATATCTGATTTCTGTTCATCTGACAATGATTGAACATATTTTTGTATAACCCACTGAGCAATCATCTGCTTCTGATAATCCTCTAAATCAAGTCCATCAATTGTGTCAAGCTGCGCCCTAGCAGAATCAGGTAAAAGCGGTAACAATTTATCCCTAAGTATCTTCTCTAAGGACGAATAATCATAGTACCACATTGAATAAGAAACATAGATGTTGCTCTCTGAAACATACAATGTCTGGGTGGTCCCTAGTAAGAAAATCTTCTGATGTACCTCCTCTGTGTCATCATGTATATTAACAGATATGATGTTTGTGAATGTGCTGCTTTTCTCAGGTATATCAACATAGTATATGTCTGATAAAGAAACCTCAACTACCTCATCATCAATCATAAGCCTTGGTATTATTATGCTGTTTTCATCAGTTGTGTAAGAGTACTGTGTTGTTATAACATACACGTAATCACCTATGAGCCTTGCACCAG
This portion of the Candidatus Thermoplasmatota archaeon genome encodes:
- the lat gene encoding L-lysine 6-transaminase, with the translated sequence MSIKPTDVHKILARYMLVDGFNLVLDLRKSKGCRIYDSRNNRYMLDCFSFFATAPLGCNHPKLTSPDFIKKMGEVAINNPTNSDVYTVEMAEFVEAFSKYAMPNNFKHLFFVSGGALAVENGLKTAFDWKIRKNIASGKGELGTQVVHFKEAFHGRTGYTLSMTNTFNLNKTKYFTKFNWPRIVNPKIHFPLNKENLENVKKLERQAVDEIREAVAKNPDDIAALIIEPIQGEGGDNHFRREFFHELRRLCDEHEMMFILDEVQTGVGLTGKMWAYQHFDFEPDIIAFGKKTQVCGIMVNDRVDEIEDNVFKVPSRLNSTWGGNLVDMVRCQKYLEVIDEEDLIKNAEVQGKRLLEGLEEIEKKYPNKISNARGRGLMCAFDLPTPKERDEMKDKLYTNNLLVLSCGSVTIRFRPPLTISSEEVDEALEIVDKTVKSF
- a CDS encoding beta-propeller domain-containing protein, giving the protein MNEKKKYKLYAVIVAGVIVFAGFVVVVNLQRHIVSGAGTYPIKNFGSYEELTNFLLVGNQNMGRYSSGFFSSMLGTSAVAIDMAGEKSSGVERNGGASVDYSKTNVQVEGVDEPDIVKTDGTYLYVISNNKVIVVKAYPAEEAEIISEIEFDDSLSVLNIFIDGSRLVVFLQTYNYPILKNAFPDESKINYWYSSPDTYVKIYDLEEISDPVLVKDIVVGGSFSGARLIGDYVYVITTQYSYTTDENSIIIPRLMIDDEVVEVSLSDIYYVDIPEKSSTFTNIISVNIHDDTEEVHQKIFLLGTTQTLYVSESNIYVSYSMWYYDYSSLEKILRDKLLPLLPDSARAQLDTIDGLDLEDYQKQMIAQWVIQKYVQSLSDEQKSDIIREIAKDTEKTIIHRININDGEISYEAQGSVTGYVKDQFSLSEYNGFLRVSTTLSGSMLSYYIGSVEPQNNVYVLDMDLKLVGSLEEIALGETIYATRFVGDICYLVTFRQVDPFFVIDLSNTANPKVIGQLKIPGYSTYLHQYDDAHIIGVGRDGNNVKISLFDVSDMNNPVELSNYTIDNEDKESWWWTESSALYEHKAFLFDREKNLLVIPAGSYSKQLAYVFDINLDDGITLKGTISHDVKTEHNEENSEADFYYYYDDGNSIQRTLYIEDVLYTISRNLVKMNSLDDLSEINSVKLV